Proteins found in one Coffea eugenioides isolate CCC68of chromosome 5, Ceug_1.0, whole genome shotgun sequence genomic segment:
- the LOC113771730 gene encoding dirigent protein 22-like, which produces MAKSSALASIQISLVLLLAIVVCLEVNLLDPYCCYRGKETKITAYVQLFLGGPNVTTVPVAGALGRPRIPKEFGTISVNDARLTEGISINSLTVGRSQGLYVSASRDNVNSFDLFSFLFTNAQYNGSTLEFQGPGLDLQNVTTVREVSVVSGTKTFRYAQGYATFQTVLRRPAMNYTVIRGIVTIRHY; this is translated from the coding sequence ATGGCAAAAAGTTCAGCTTTAGCATCCATCCAAATTTCCCTTGTGCTATTACTAGCAATCGTTGTTTGTTTAGAAGTTAATCTTCTTGACCCTTACTGTTGCTACCGTGGGAAGGAAACAAAGATCACTGCGTACGTTCAACTATTTTTAGGCGGACCAAATGTCACAACTGTCCCAGTTGCTGGAGCCCTCGGTAGGCCGAGAATTCCTAAGGAATTTGGAACCATTTCTGTTAATGATGCTCGCTTAACAGAAGGCATCAGCATCAATTCTCTAACTGTCGGTCGAAGCCAAGGTCTTTATGTTTCTGCATCCCGTGATAATGTAAACTCATTTGACctattttccttcctttttacCAACGCACAATACAACGGTAGCACATTGGAATTCCAAGGACCAGGACTTGACTTACAAAATGTTACTACGGTGAGAGAAGTTTCGGTAGTTTCTGGCACCAAAACGTTTAGGTATGCTCAGGGATATGCAACTTTTCAGACAGTTCTACGAAGGCCAGCAATGAATTATACGGTTATAAGGGGCATTGTTACCATAAGGCACTACTGA
- the LOC113771731 gene encoding malonyl-coenzyme A:anthocyanin 3-O-glucoside-6''-O-malonyltransferase-like, which translates to MATENSVTVLKHSLVPPPSSAVATAMSLPLTFLDMLWLHFPPVERLVLYEVPQLSRAHFIEHIIPNLEHSLSLTLQPFFPLAGNLIVPSNSNSGTPEILYKNGSSLALIIAECTTTDFNYLTANHARNCCDFHPLIPELKLSNQDDSGSTARTTPVLALQVTLFPDCGMSIGISNHHTVGDAGSIFRFMKTWAALCSKCLEDNIDRDDVAATLASDSPPCYDRTMIKDTKGLNSIFRDQGVVFLKFFQNESSTDTTTKPTTKTEKVRRSFVISRNNIEKLKNLARQKRPQLVHLSSFTVICAHVWTCLVKCRGPSGEQVDKGEVEYFYCLADCRGRMDPPLPSNYFGNCQTLIRKNEKMERHFVQYYRWHWIGIEKHVTENSKCIHQRLKNNDSLFDDADKWLPDTAGINLDRLVSVAGSPRYNYYNLDFGWGKPKKFEFVSIDTSGAISLSGSRETDGDIEVGLSLSKPRMDAFNCYF; encoded by the exons ATGGCTACAGAAAATTCAGTCACCGTGCTTAAGCATTCTTTAGTGCCGCCACCGTCGTCTGCGGTGGCCACTGCAATGTCTCTCCCTTTAACATTCCTTGATATGCTCTGGTTGCACTTTCCCCCTGTTGAACGCCTCGTCCTTTATGAAGTACCTCAGCTCTCTAGAGCACATTTCATCGAGCACATTATTCCTAACCTTGAACATTCACTCTCCTTGACACTCCAACCTTTTTTTCCCCTAGCCGGGAATTTGATAGTTCCTTCCAATTCAAATTCTGGCACGCCCGAAATTCTTTACAAAAATGGAAGTTCACTAGCACTAATCATTGCCGAGTGTACCACGACTGATTTCAATTATCTTACAGCAAACCATGCACGGAATTGTTGTGATTTTCATCCGCTGATTCCTGAATTGAAACTATCTAATCAGGATGATTCCGGATCCACAGCCAGGACTACCCCAGTTCTTGCTCTTCAGGTTACATTATTTCCAGACTGTGGAATGTCTATTGGAATCTCAAATCACCACACTGTCGGAGATGCCGGCAGCATTTTCAGATTTATGAAGACGTGGGCTGCTTTATGCTCCAAATGTCTTGAAGATAATATCGACAGAGATGATGTTGCAGCAACTCTAGCAAGTGATTCTCCACCATGTTACGATAGGACTATGATCAAAGACACAAAGGGACTTAACTCAATTTTTCGGGACCAAGGGGTCGTCTTCTTAAAGTTTTTTCAAAATGAGAGTTCTACTGATACTACAACAAAACCTACGACCAAAACAGAAAAAGTTCGCAGATCTTTTGTTATTAGCAGAAACAATATTGAAAAACTCAAGAACTTAGCCCGGCAAAAACGGCCACAATTAGTTCATTTATCATCATTTACGGTAATTTGTGCCCATGTTTGGACTTGCTTGGTAAAATGTCGTGGTCCAAGTGGAGAACAAGTGGATAAAGGTGAGGTGGAATACTTTTATTGCCTGGCTGATTGTAGAGGACGTATGGATCCACCTTTACCTTCCAATTATTTTGGCAATTGCCAAACACTTAttaggaaaaatgaaaaaatggaaa GACACTTTGTGCAATACTATAGGTGGCATTGGATTGGCATAGAAAAACATGTCACCGAGAATTCCAAGTGCATTCATCAGAGATTGAAGAACAATGATTCACTCTTCGACGATGCTGACAAGTGGTTGCCGGATACTGCGGGTATAAATTTGGACAGGCTGGTTTCCGTGGCTGGCTCACCAAGGTATAACTATTACAATCTGGATTTTGGATGGGGAAAGCCTAAAAAGTTCGAGTTCGTTTCGATTGATACTTCAGGGGCCATTTCTCTTAGTGGGAGTAGAGAAACAGATGGAGATATTGAGGTTGGTTTATCCCTTTCCAAGCCAAGAATGGATGCTTTTAACTGCTATTTTTAA
- the LOC113771732 gene encoding malonyl-coenzyme A:anthocyanin 3-O-glucoside-6''-O-malonyltransferase-like, with amino-acid sequence MATPDAVTVLKHSLVSPPSSVAATEMSLPLTFLDMRWSHISPIQRLVLYEVPQLSRAHFIEHIIPKLEHSLSLTLQHFLPLAGNLIVPSNSNSGTPEIRYKNGSSLALIIAECTTIDFNYLTANHARNCCDFHPLIPELKPSNEDDSGSTVRTTPVLALQVTLFPDCGVSIGISNLHTVGDAGSIFGFMKTWAALCSKFLEDNIDRDDVAATLASYSPPCYDRTTIKDTKGLGSIFWDQGVLFIKLFDQNESSTDTTAKPMTKKVRRSFVISRNNIEKLKSLALQKRPQLVHLSSFTVICAHVWTCLVKCRGPSGEHVDDEEVEYFCCTADCRRRMDPPLPSNYFGNCQTLVRTNEKNGKLTGEEGFPIAVELIGEGIHQRLKNNDSLFDDADTWLPGIAGINRDRLVSVAGSPRYNYYNLDFGWGKPKKFEFISIDTSGAISLSGSRETDGDIEVGLSLSKPRMDAFAVIFNDRLNSL; translated from the coding sequence ATGGCTACACCCGATGCAGTCACCGTGCTTAAGCATTCTTTAGTGTCACCACCGTCGTCTGTGGCGGCCACTGAAATGTCTCTTCCTTTAACATTCCTTGATATGCGCTGGTCGCACATTTCCCCCATCCAACGCCTCGTACTTTATGAGGTACCTCAGCTCTCTAGAGCCCATTTCATCGAGCACATCATTCCTAAGCTTGAACATTCACTCTCCTTGACACTCCAACATTTTCTTCCCCTAGCCGGGAATTTGATAGTGCCTTCCAATTCAAATTCTGGCACGCCCGAAATTCGTTACAAAAATGGAAGTTCACTAGCACTAATCATTGCTGAGTGTACCACGATTGATTTCAATTATCTTACAGCAAACCATGCACGGAATTGTTGTGATTTTCATCCTTTGATTCCTGAATTGAAACCATCTAATGAGGATGATTCCGGATCCACAGTCAGGACTACCCCAGTTCTTGCTCTTCAGGTTACATTATTTCCAGACTGTGGAGTGTCTATTGGAATCTCAAATCTCCACACTGTCGGAGATGCCGGCAGCATTTTCGGATTTATGAAGACGTGGGCAGCTTTATGCTCCAAATTTCTTGAAGACAATATCGACAGAGATGATGTTGCGGCAACTCTAGCAAGTTATTCTCCACCATGTTACGATAGGACTACGATCAAAGACACAAAGGGACTTGGCTCAATTTTTTGGGACCAAGGGGTCCTTTTCATAAAGctttttgatcaaaatgagaGTTCTACTGACACTACAGCAAAACCTATGACCAAAAAAGTTCGCAGATCTTTTGTTATTAGCAGAAACAATATTGAAAAACTCAAGAGCTTAGCCCTGCAAAAACGGCCACAATTAGTTCATTTATCATCATTTACGGTAATTTGTGCCCATGTTTGGACTTGCTTGGTAAAATGTCGTGGTCCAAGTGGAGAACATGTAGATGATGAAGAGGTGGAATACTTTTGTTGCACGGCTGATTGTAGACGACGTATGGATCCACCTTTACCTTCCAACTATTTTGGCAATTGCCAAACACTTGTTAggacaaatgaaaaaaatggaaagttaaCTGGAGAAGAAGGATTTCCAATTGCAGTTGAGTTAATCGGGGAGGGCATTCATCAGAGATTGAAGAACAATGATTCACTCTTCGATGATGCCGACACGTGGTTGCCGGGTATTGCAGGTATAAATAGGGACAGGCTTGTTTCCGTGGCTGGCTCACCAAGGTATAACTATTACAATCTGGATTTTGGATGGGGAAAGCCTAAAAAGTTCGAGTTCATTTCGATTGATACTTCAGGGGCCATTTCTCTTAGTGGGAGTAGAGAAACAGATGGAGATATTGAGGTTGGTTTATCCCTTTCCAAGCCAAGAATGGATGCTTTTGCGGTTATTTTTAACGACCGGCTTAATTCTCTGTAA
- the LOC113771734 gene encoding malonyl-coenzyme A:anthocyanin 3-O-glucoside-6''-O-malonyltransferase-like → MGNIRGLCAIDTLYQGGSSYCGMSIGISNHHTVGDAGSIFGFMKTWAALCSIFLEDNIDRDDVAATLASDSPPCYDRTMINDTKGLGSIFWDQGVLLIKLFQNESSTDTTAKPMTKKVRRSFVISRNNIEKLKSLALQKRPQLVHLSSFTVICAHVWTCLVKCRGPSGEYVDDEEVEYFCWTADCRRRMDPPLPSNYFGNCQTLVRTNEKNGKLIEEEGFPIEVELIGEGIHQRLKNNDSLFDDADKWLPDTAGINMDRLVSVAGSPRYNYYNLDFGWGKPKKFEFISIETSGAISLSGSRESDGDIEVGLSLSKPRMDAFTVIFNDRLNSL, encoded by the exons ATGGGAAACATACGGGGCCTTTGTGCAATTGACACACTTTACCAAGGTGGTAGCTCAT ACTGTGGAATGTCTATTGGAATCTCAAATCACCACACTGTCGGAGATGCCGGCAGCATTTTCGGATTTATGAAGACGTGGGCAGCTTTATGCTCCATATTTCTTGAAGACAATATCGACAGAGATGATGTTGCGGCAACTCTAGCAAGTGATTCTCCACCATGTTACGATAGGACTATGATCAATGACACAAAGGGACTTGGCTCAATTTTTTGGGACCAAGGGGTCCTCCTCATAAAGCTTTTTCAAAATGAGAGTTCTACTGATACTACAGCAAAACCTATGACCAAAAAAGTTCGCAGATCTTTTGTTATTAGCAGAAACAATATTGAAAAACTCAAGAGCTTAGCCCTGCAAAAACGGCCACAATTAGTTCATTTATCATCATTTACGGTAATTTGTGCCCATGTTTGGACTTGCTTGGTAAAATGTCGTGGTCCAAGTGGAGAATATGTGGATGATGAAGAGGTGGAATACTTTTGTTGGACGGCTGATTGTCGACGACGTATGGATCCACCTTTGCCTTCCAACTATTTTGGCAATTGCCAAACACTTGTTAggacaaatgaaaaaaatggaaagttaaTTGAAGAAGAAGGATTTCCAATTGAAGTTGAGTTAATCGGGGAGGGCATTCATCAGAGATTGAAGAACAATGATTCACTCTTCGATGATGCTGACAAGTGGTTGCCGGATACTGCGGGTATAAATATGGACAGGCTTGTTTCCGTGGCTGGCTCACCAAGGTATAACTATTACAATCTGGATTTTGGATGGGGAAAGCCTAAAAAGTTTGAGTTCATTTCGATTGAAACTTCAGGGGCCATTTCTCTTAGTGGGAGTAGAGAATCAGATGGAGACATTGAGGTTGGTTTATCCCTTTCCAAGCCAAGAATGGATGCTTTTACGGTTATTTTTAACGACCGGCTTAATTCTCTGTAA